A window from Macaca thibetana thibetana isolate TM-01 chromosome 7, ASM2454274v1, whole genome shotgun sequence encodes these proteins:
- the SCAMP2 gene encoding secretory carrier-associated membrane protein 2, with the protein MSAFDTNPFADPVDVNPFQDPSVTQLTNAPQGGLAEFNPFSETNAATTVPVTQLPGSSQPAVLQPSVEPTQPTPQLLVRQAGKFPPAQFLAASELSERQMLLGGESILRDSYMRKLPKAAVSAAQAGLLRQQEELDRKAAELERKERELQNTVANLHVRENWPPLPSWCPVKPCFYQDFSTEIPADYQRICKMLYYLWMLHSVTLFLNLLACLASFSGDSSKGVDFGLSILWFLIFTPCAFLCWYRPIYKAFRSDNSFSFFVFFFVFFCQIGIYIIQLVGIPGLGDSGWIAALSTLKTGSLAVSVIMMVVAGFFTLCAVLSVFLLQRVHSLYRRTGASFQQAQEEFSQGIFSSRTFHRAASSAAQGAFQGN; encoded by the exons GATCCCTCTGTGACCCAGCTGACGAACGCCCCGCAGGGCGGCCTGGCGGAATTCAACCCCTTCTCAGAG ACAAATGCAGCGACAACAGTTCCTGTCACACAACTCCCTGGGTCCTCGCAGCCAGCGGTTCTCCAGCCATCAGTGGAACCAACCCAGCCGACCCCCCAG CTCCTGGTTAGACAGGCCGGCAAGTTCCCGCCTGCCCAATTCCTGGCAGCGAGCGAGCTCTCAGAGAGGCAGATGCTCCTAGGAGGAGAAAGTATTCTCAGAGACAGCTACATGCGAAAGCTTCCCAAG GCTGCGGTGTCTGCAGCCCAGGCAGGCCTGCTTCGGCAGCAGGAAGAACTGGACAGGAAAGCTGCTGAGCTGGAACGCAAGGAGCGGGAGCTGCAGAACACTGTAGCCAACTTGCATG TGAGAGAGAACTGGCCCCCCCTGCCCTCGTGGTGCCCTGTGAAGCCCTGCTTCTATCAGGATTTCTCCACAGAGATCCCTGCCGACTACCAGCGGATATGCAAGATGCTCTACTATCTGTGGATGT tgCATTCAGTGACTCTGTTTCTGAACCTGCTTGCCTGCCTGGCCTCGTTCTCGGGTGACAGCTCCAAGGGAGTGGACTTTGGCCTCTCCATCCTGTGGTTTCTGATCTTCACTCCCTGTGCCTTCCTTTGTTGGTACCGACCCATCTATAAGGCCTTTAG gTCCGACAACTCTTTCAGTTTCTTTGtgttcttctttgtatttttttgtcaaATAGGGATCTACATCATCCAATTGGTTGGCATCCCTGGCCTGGGGGACAG CGGTTGGATTGCAGCCCTGTCTACACTGAAGACAGGGTCCCTGGCCGTATCAGTCATCATGATGGTGGTGGCTGGCTTCTTCACCCTCTGTGCCGTGCTCTCAGTCTTCCTCCTGCAGCGG GTGCACTCCCTCTACCGCCGGACAGGGGCCAGCTTCCAGCAGGCCCAGGAGGAGTTTTCCCAGGGCATCTTCAGCAGCAGAACCTTCCACAGAGCTGCTTCATCTGCTGCCCAAGGAGCCTTCCAGGGGAATTag
- the ULK3 gene encoding serine/threonine-protein kinase ULK3 isoform X1 encodes MAGPGWGPPRLDGFILTERLGSGRYATVYKAYAKKDTREVVAIKCVAKKSLNKASVENLLTEIEILKGIRHPHIVQLKDFQWDSDNIYLIMEFCAGGDLSRFIHTRRILPEKVARVFMQQLASALQFLHERNISHLDLKPQNILLSSLEKPHLKLADFGFAQHMSPWDEKHVLRGSPLYMAPEMVCQRQYDARVDLWSVGVILYEALFGQPPFASRSFLELEEKIRSNRVIELPLRPLLSRDCRDLLQRLLERDPSHRISFQDFFAHPWVDLEHMPSRESLDRATTLVVQAVKKDQEGDAAAALSLYCKALDFFVPALHYEADAQRKEAIKAKVGQYVARAEELKAIVSSSNQALLRQGTSARDLLREMARDKPRLLAALEVASAAMAKEEAAGGEQDALDLYQHSLGELLLLLAAEPPGRRRELLHTEVQNLMARAEYLKEQVKMRESRWEADTLDKEGLSESVRSSCTLQ; translated from the exons ATGGCGGGGCCCGGTTGGGGCCCCCCGCGCCTGGACGGCTTCATCCTCACCGAGCGCCTGGGCAGCGGCAGGTACGCCACGGTGTACAAGGCCTACGCCAAG AAGGACACTCGTGAGGTGGTAGCCATAAAGTGTGTAGCCAAGAAAAGTCTGAACAAGGCATCGGTGGAGAACCTCCTGACGGAGATTGAGATCCTCAAGGGCATTCGACACCCCCACATTGTGCAGCTGAAAGACTTTCAG TGGGACAGTGACAATATCTACCTCATCATGGAGTTCTGCGCAGGGGGTGACCTGTCTCGCTTCATCCATACCCGCAGGATTCTGCCTGAGAAGGTGGCGCGTGTCTTCATGCAGCAGTTAG CTAGCGCCCTGCAGTTCCTGCATGAACGCAATATCTCTCATCTGGATCTGAAGCCACAGAACATTCTGCTGAGCTCCTTGGAGAAGCCCCACCTAAAACTGGCAG ACTTTGGTTTCGCACAGCACATGTCCCCGTGGGATGAGAAGCACGTGCTCCGTGGCTCCCCACTCTACATGGCCCCCGAGATGGTGTGCCAGCGGCAGTATGACGCCCGCGTAGACCTCTGGTCCGTCGGGGTCATCCTGTATG AAGCCCTCTTCGGGCAGCCCCCCTTTGCCTCCAGGTCGTTCTTGGAGCTGGAAGAGAAGATCCGTAGCAACCGGGTCATCGAG CTCCCCCTGCGACCCCTGCTCTCCCGAGACTGCCGGGACCTACTGCAGCGGCTCCTGGAGCGGGACCCCAGCCATCGCATCTCCTTCCAGGACTTCTTTGCGCACCCCTGGGTGGACCTGGAGCACATGCCCAGTAGGGAGAGTCTGGATCGAGCA ACCACCCTGGTGGTGCAGGCTGTGAAGAAAGACCAGGAGGGGGATGCAGCAGCCGCCTTATCGCTCTACTGCAAGGCTCTGGACTTCTTCGTACCTGCCCTGCACT ATGAGGCGGATGCCCAGCGGAAGGAGGCAATTAAGGCGAAG GTGGGGCAGTACGTGGCCCGGGCCGAGGAGCTCAAGGCCATCGTCTCCTCCTCCAATCAGGCCCTGCTGAGGCAGGGGACCTCTGCCCGAGATCTGCTCAGAG AGATGGCCCGGGACAAGCCACGCCTCCTAGCTGCCCTGGAAGTGGCTTCAGCTGCCATGGCCAAG GAGGAGGCTGCTGGTGGGGAGCAGGATGCCCTGGACCTGTACCAGCATAGTCTgggggagctgctgctgctgctggcag CGGAGCCCCCGGGCCGGAGGCGGGAGCTGCTTCACACTGAG GTTCAGAACCTCATGGCCCGAGCTGAATACCTGAAGGAGCAGGTGAAG ATGAGGGAATCTCGCTGGGAAGCTGACACCCTGGACAAAGAGGGACTGTCGGAATCTGTTCGTAGCT CTTGTACCCTACAGTGA
- the ULK3 gene encoding serine/threonine-protein kinase ULK3 isoform X2, whose protein sequence is MEFCAGGDLSRFIHTRRILPEKVARVFMQQLASALQFLHERNISHLDLKPQNILLSSLEKPHLKLADFGFAQHMSPWDEKHVLRGSPLYMAPEMVCQRQYDARVDLWSVGVILYEALFGQPPFASRSFLELEEKIRSNRVIELPLRPLLSRDCRDLLQRLLERDPSHRISFQDFFAHPWVDLEHMPSRESLDRATTLVVQAVKKDQEGDAAAALSLYCKALDFFVPALHYEADAQRKEAIKAKVGQYVARAEELKAIVSSSNQALLRQGTSARDLLREMARDKPRLLAALEVASAAMAKEEAAGGEQDALDLYQHSLGELLLLLAAEPPGRRRELLHTEVQNLMARAEYLKEQVKMRESRWEADTLDKEGLSESVRSSCTLQ, encoded by the exons ATGGAGTTCTGCGCAGGGGGTGACCTGTCTCGCTTCATCCATACCCGCAGGATTCTGCCTGAGAAGGTGGCGCGTGTCTTCATGCAGCAGTTAG CTAGCGCCCTGCAGTTCCTGCATGAACGCAATATCTCTCATCTGGATCTGAAGCCACAGAACATTCTGCTGAGCTCCTTGGAGAAGCCCCACCTAAAACTGGCAG ACTTTGGTTTCGCACAGCACATGTCCCCGTGGGATGAGAAGCACGTGCTCCGTGGCTCCCCACTCTACATGGCCCCCGAGATGGTGTGCCAGCGGCAGTATGACGCCCGCGTAGACCTCTGGTCCGTCGGGGTCATCCTGTATG AAGCCCTCTTCGGGCAGCCCCCCTTTGCCTCCAGGTCGTTCTTGGAGCTGGAAGAGAAGATCCGTAGCAACCGGGTCATCGAG CTCCCCCTGCGACCCCTGCTCTCCCGAGACTGCCGGGACCTACTGCAGCGGCTCCTGGAGCGGGACCCCAGCCATCGCATCTCCTTCCAGGACTTCTTTGCGCACCCCTGGGTGGACCTGGAGCACATGCCCAGTAGGGAGAGTCTGGATCGAGCA ACCACCCTGGTGGTGCAGGCTGTGAAGAAAGACCAGGAGGGGGATGCAGCAGCCGCCTTATCGCTCTACTGCAAGGCTCTGGACTTCTTCGTACCTGCCCTGCACT ATGAGGCGGATGCCCAGCGGAAGGAGGCAATTAAGGCGAAG GTGGGGCAGTACGTGGCCCGGGCCGAGGAGCTCAAGGCCATCGTCTCCTCCTCCAATCAGGCCCTGCTGAGGCAGGGGACCTCTGCCCGAGATCTGCTCAGAG AGATGGCCCGGGACAAGCCACGCCTCCTAGCTGCCCTGGAAGTGGCTTCAGCTGCCATGGCCAAG GAGGAGGCTGCTGGTGGGGAGCAGGATGCCCTGGACCTGTACCAGCATAGTCTgggggagctgctgctgctgctggcag CGGAGCCCCCGGGCCGGAGGCGGGAGCTGCTTCACACTGAG GTTCAGAACCTCATGGCCCGAGCTGAATACCTGAAGGAGCAGGTGAAG ATGAGGGAATCTCGCTGGGAAGCTGACACCCTGGACAAAGAGGGACTGTCGGAATCTGTTCGTAGCT CTTGTACCCTACAGTGA
- the ULK3 gene encoding serine/threonine-protein kinase ULK3 isoform X3 — translation MQQLASALQFLHERNISHLDLKPQNILLSSLEKPHLKLADFGFAQHMSPWDEKHVLRGSPLYMAPEMVCQRQYDARVDLWSVGVILYEALFGQPPFASRSFLELEEKIRSNRVIELPLRPLLSRDCRDLLQRLLERDPSHRISFQDFFAHPWVDLEHMPSRESLDRATTLVVQAVKKDQEGDAAAALSLYCKALDFFVPALHYEADAQRKEAIKAKVGQYVARAEELKAIVSSSNQALLRQGTSARDLLREMARDKPRLLAALEVASAAMAKEEAAGGEQDALDLYQHSLGELLLLLAAEPPGRRRELLHTEVQNLMARAEYLKEQVKMRESRWEADTLDKEGLSESVRSSCTLQ, via the exons ATGCAGCAGTTAG CTAGCGCCCTGCAGTTCCTGCATGAACGCAATATCTCTCATCTGGATCTGAAGCCACAGAACATTCTGCTGAGCTCCTTGGAGAAGCCCCACCTAAAACTGGCAG ACTTTGGTTTCGCACAGCACATGTCCCCGTGGGATGAGAAGCACGTGCTCCGTGGCTCCCCACTCTACATGGCCCCCGAGATGGTGTGCCAGCGGCAGTATGACGCCCGCGTAGACCTCTGGTCCGTCGGGGTCATCCTGTATG AAGCCCTCTTCGGGCAGCCCCCCTTTGCCTCCAGGTCGTTCTTGGAGCTGGAAGAGAAGATCCGTAGCAACCGGGTCATCGAG CTCCCCCTGCGACCCCTGCTCTCCCGAGACTGCCGGGACCTACTGCAGCGGCTCCTGGAGCGGGACCCCAGCCATCGCATCTCCTTCCAGGACTTCTTTGCGCACCCCTGGGTGGACCTGGAGCACATGCCCAGTAGGGAGAGTCTGGATCGAGCA ACCACCCTGGTGGTGCAGGCTGTGAAGAAAGACCAGGAGGGGGATGCAGCAGCCGCCTTATCGCTCTACTGCAAGGCTCTGGACTTCTTCGTACCTGCCCTGCACT ATGAGGCGGATGCCCAGCGGAAGGAGGCAATTAAGGCGAAG GTGGGGCAGTACGTGGCCCGGGCCGAGGAGCTCAAGGCCATCGTCTCCTCCTCCAATCAGGCCCTGCTGAGGCAGGGGACCTCTGCCCGAGATCTGCTCAGAG AGATGGCCCGGGACAAGCCACGCCTCCTAGCTGCCCTGGAAGTGGCTTCAGCTGCCATGGCCAAG GAGGAGGCTGCTGGTGGGGAGCAGGATGCCCTGGACCTGTACCAGCATAGTCTgggggagctgctgctgctgctggcag CGGAGCCCCCGGGCCGGAGGCGGGAGCTGCTTCACACTGAG GTTCAGAACCTCATGGCCCGAGCTGAATACCTGAAGGAGCAGGTGAAG ATGAGGGAATCTCGCTGGGAAGCTGACACCCTGGACAAAGAGGGACTGTCGGAATCTGTTCGTAGCT CTTGTACCCTACAGTGA
- the CPLX3 gene encoding complexin-3 → MAFMVKTMVGGQLKNLTGSLGGGEDKGDGDKSAAEAQGMSREEYEEYQKQLVEEKMERDAQFTQRKAERATLRSHFRDKYRLPKNETDESQIQMAGGDVELPRELAKMIEEDTEEEEEKASVLGQLASLPGLDLGSLKDKAQATLGDLKQSAEKCHVM, encoded by the exons ATGGCGTTTATGGTGAAGACCATGGTAGGCGGCCAGCTGAAGAACCTCActgggagcctgggaggcggCGAGGACAAGGGGGATGGGGACAAGTCGGCAGCCGAAGCTCAGGGCATGAGCCGGGAGGAGTACGAGGAGTATCAGAAGCAACTGGTGGAAGAGAA GATGGAGCGGGATGCACAGTTCACACAGAGGAAGGCAGAGCGGGCCACACTGCGGAGCCACTTCCGAGACAAATACCGGCTACCCAAG AACGAGACAGATGAGAGCCAGATCCAGATGGCAGGTGGAGACGTGGAGCTGCCCCGGGAGTTGGCCAAGATGATCGAGGaggacacagaggaggaggaggagaaggcctCAGTCCTTGGGCAGCTGGCCAGCCTTCCTGGCTTGGACCTGGGCTCACTCAAGGACAAGGCCCAGGCCACACTGGGGGACCTCAAGCAATCAGCTGAGAAGTGTCACGTAATGTGA